A part of Cryptococcus neoformans var. neoformans JEC21 chromosome 4 sequence genomic DNA contains:
- a CDS encoding nucleolus protein, putative: protein MAPKRKWQEGQEDALPTIIRAKPGTKAFASGKSVKDALATGSPQAFVSFRQQIVTPYSELPLSINHPTVIILQHYLDISPACDEIFRAWQVGEQTKSEQQVHAAVELLSEIIQVLTPVPFFRSIVIGLVNKVISPSEPYHDHINHLIQSGKRDDVYHGLLLSAVSMSVDPPSTSSMSGRLGMKFWNTLVEGGSVRGFGKQMGMRRRNKEGMVGYGDRDPLDKPDIRHLILRIILPLFPSPSFQPHAKIILPPLYSNLAADPPITVLRILTALWAAISSPSFGLNRRVSLVLFQERSIEALWGQLGRDDVEGKSGKKVGELVRAFLEGITATPGKGVCFPDEGWYPRRMDDSKEGDNKVGDGGDTWRKGLHNRILGNVVRKVGNKVVDDEGIVGEWMIEVFRACPELVSGYWAHSALSLEPRLNVRWMATMSYVGRIISLPIPPLQTFRQPVPAGTDPSFSPFRTAPPQASTIVESVLPAPFTKSHLMKGLQHTEGIVQHMTAVTLSRALAKLGQVQELFSFIESELYPNGQPDNPWARRQRELEMEVRKRLPELAVIVAFAQKSAQLAPAEPDPDSEEDRALVTKSAMLTELALRIFSLCNRTLPSMASELKFDVGRLLVSSSSAKQEKKEKQQAREGSVIGDDVQSVKSIGTVGSKGTIGMRGGFGQSRGEVEGFEALSQVHVLELLGEVRDWNWSNKAAGSQYTYLYHILLLHLSTPQSVTYSKTTALLSHLLLPTLLFEHDPEELPIWLDAMPKKVREAGPMLFAQQIQLLAFLDDCFRRCLKTPYRYIEDTLALSPSSTPDLQSNSKEMVSPLMMTILEQLSAKLMGQLISTEAACIIVNYLRRVVLGLVGKQRELSWLLAVLNRLEECVKKAKEAGQERKGLEECVQVIKGDFDVIRGKSEPTDEQDPSLPQLLDHREWSSSSFEYQALFIGRPSTLSSLIFLIERKDASILLHVNFLIHLNILQPSSTSAIKNQDSTQAVLILFARSLENLEGASKWQDQIKRNVFGDLGSRKLLFSEDGHEFRDSLNTLIRHLIFGKSTDEEIAQGFVDGCVELLDNDKEGKKVDQNLSLLAPWVRFLTPSQASQISQILFRYKNPVLFSHALLLSDIITSTKSPAFAVEHLGKLGELGVVGAVIRLVDDAVKDRKSSEELTSLKIKRETIQLLLNLASNDSISLLVRLIQANSSAAEVTSSALQEDEALTNDRRLLPVAEALFVLGLDVGKASIIGGVALETIASEQDEKVQGAAIEVLVRLAESASNEIVEILSTVQLSSFNSTFMRFMERLAHICGTKIELLESICHLIGLGLQYAVRLCSNLKDMNEESATALKSLEQSIEVVDQDRLQLQVALVEPVITAVIQDRLEIAEAVGLATLLAVRVELKASFLRQQLQAIYASTTYTRCTNSSCPPHIRLHFIRLLHRLFASSTYVSCQPPFIEPLILLYRGTTSEVDRRVLHMLQLFEGYRKISLASVMRYWNASGVLGIGGKSLDALTSLDPQKTFATCQAYPLHRKLRGWGKIATDPEEGEELYDPVFVMGLFIASMHEGMRGLDWVEVLRSNVLGLTVCGLSSRDREVRSVASYALAKTMSLIETTGFFERAQLIYTLRLLRHALPTSTSRLPVLSTLFFAYALRSLANPSHFFYPLSSRFLLQRSVFDSEDTPLLYGMLYANGEGWKRERSWMVRFLKEGVRSEADWRVIRRRKVWSLMATLFIESLDPVFRRSILQTMSSILLIPAAASSLVLRDGLFVWLDMQWTTISAYHASLPISSKSGVRGQRAQAWEQEEKNLLLEIAERACKAIASAEKERVKEGKDLRGWTKQLEAFLTTVLSDADGEKLEVASKILYSVSQIPVDTTTTELLPLFVDRLSSTGPVASALPNIISCLFAAGLNVKPTDVREKDDLAKALGEVRWRVEQGDAGNYLKGWVRRERQLTERMN, encoded by the exons ATGGCCCCAAAACGCAAGTGGCAGGAAGGTCAGGAAGATGCTCTGCCTACTATTATAAGGGCTAAGCCGGGAACGAAGGCCTTTGCATCAGGGAAGTCGGTCAAAGATGCCCTCGCGACTGGCTCCCCTCAAG CCTTTGTTTCTTTCAGACAGCAGATTGTAACTCCATATTCCGAATTACCCCTTTCCATCAACCACCCAACTGTGATTATCCTGCAACATTACCTCGACATCTCCCCAGCTTGCGATGAGATCTTTCGAGCATGGCAAGTCGGAGAGCAG ACAAAGAGCGAGCAGCAAGTTCATGCCGCTGTGGAACTGCTTTCTGAGATTATTCAAGTGTTGACACCCGTGCCTTTCTTCCGTTCAATTGTGATTGGTCTCGTCAACAAAgtcatctctccttctgaACCCTATCACGACCAT AtcaaccatctcatccaATCTGGCAAACGAGACGATGTCTATCACGGTCTTCTTTTGTCGGCCGTATCTATGTCTGTTGACCCTCCTTCCACGTCTTCGATGTCGGGTAGACTCGGTATGAAGTTTTGGAACACCCTTGTAGAAGGAGGCTCCGTTAGAGGATTTGGGAAGCAGATGGGTATGAGAAGACGAAACAAAGAGGGGATGGTTGGATATGGCGACCGAGATCCACTTGACAAACCAGATATTCGtcacctcatcctccggatcatcctccctcttttcccttcgccttcattcCAGCCTCATGCTAAAATCATTCTCCCTCCATTATATTCCAACCTTGCCGCTGATCCTCCTATAACTGTCCTCCGCATCTTGACAGCCCTCTGGGCAgcaatctcttccccttcattTGGATTAAACCGACGAGTTAGTTTGGTTCTTTTCCAAGAAAGAAGCATTGAAGCCCTTTGGGGTCAAttgggaagagatgatgtAGAAGGCAAAAGTGGTAAAAAAGTCGGCGAGTTGGTGCGCGCTTTCCTCGAAGGTATCACCGCTACCCCAGGAAAAGGTGTATGTTTCCCTGATGAAGGATGGTACCCTCGTCGAATGGATGACTCCAAGGAAGGTGATAATAAGGtcggagatggaggagatacTTGGAGAAAAGGTTTACATAACAGAATTCTAGGGAACGTAGTGCGAAAGGTGGGAAATAAGGtggttgatgatgaaggaatTGTGGGCGAATGGATGATTGAAGTATTCAGGGCTTGTCCTGAGCTTGTCTCTGG ATATTGGGCACACTCTGCACTGTCTCTCGAACCTCGTCTCAACGTTCGATGGATGGCGACCATGTCTTACGTTGGTCGTatcatctcccttcccatccctcccCTTCAAACTTTCCGACAACCCGTTCCTGCAGGCACCGAcccctccttttccccattTCGAACTGCACCCCCTCAGGCGTCAACGATCGTCGAAAGTGTCTTACCTGCACCCTTCACGAAATCTCACTTGATGAAAGGTCTCCAACATACCGAAGGGATAGTCCAACATATGACTGCTGTCACTCTCTCTCGTGCCCTTGCGAAACTCGGCCAAGTCCAAGAACTCTTTTCGTTCATTGAATCAGAGCTCTACCCTAACGGGCAACCTGATAACCCATGGGCAAGAAGGCAGAGAGAGCTCGAAATGGAAGTAAGGAAACGTTTACCAGAGCTGGCAGTCATTGTTGCATTTGCGCAAAAGTCTGCCCAACTTGCGCCTGCAGAGCCGGATCCTGATAGCGAAGAAGATCGAGCTCTTGTCACAAAGTCCGCAATGCTCACTGAGCTGGCTCTTCGAATATTTTCTTTGTGCAACAGAACTCTCCCCTCGATGGCTTCTGAGCTCAAGTTTGATGTCGGTCGTCTCCTCGTCTCGTCTTCGAGTGCAaaacaggagaagaaggagaaacagcaggcgagagaaggaagtgtTATTGGAGATGACGTGCAAAGTGTAAAATCCATTGGTACTGTGGGCAGTAAGGGGACTATCGGTATGCGAGGAGGTTTCGGTCAATCAAgaggagaggtggaaggCTTTGAAGCTCTTAGTCAAGTCCATGTGCTTGAGTTGCTAGGGGAGGTTAGAGATTGGAATTGGAGCAATAAAGCTG CGGGATCTCAATACACTTACCTCTACcacattctccttcttcacctctccaCTCCCCAATCGGTAACCTACTCCAAAACAActgctcttctctcccaccttTTACTACCCACCCTCTTATTCGAACACGACCCTGAGGAACTCCCCATTTGGCTGGATGCGATGCCTAAGAAGGTCAGAGAAGCTGGACCTATGCTGTTCGCTCAGCAGATTCAGCTTTTGGCTTTCTTGGATGACTGTTTCAGGAGATGTTTGAAGACGCCTTACCGATACATTGAAGACACCCTCGctctctccccttcttcaacccctGATCTTCAGAGCAATTCTAAGGAGATGGTTAGCCCTCTCATGATGACCATCCTTGAGCAGCTCTCTGCAAAGCTTATGGGTCAGCTCATTTCCACGGAAGCTGCCTGCATCATTGTCAACTATCTCCGTCGAGTAGTCCTAGGTTTGGTGGGCAAGCAACGAGAATTGAGTTGGTTGTTGGCTGTGTTGAACAGGCTAGAGGAATGtgtgaagaaggcgaaggaggcCGGGCAAGAGAGGAAAGGCTTGGAGGAATGCGTTCAAGTGATAAAAGGCGATTTCGATGTGATCAGGGGCAAATCCGAACCTACCGACG AGCAAgatccttctcttcctcaacttcttGACCACCGTGAATggtcgtcgtcttccttcgAGTACCAAGCACTTTTCATTGGTCGACCGTCAACATTGTCATCCTTAATTTTTCTTattgaaagaaaagatgcttccatcctccttcatgTCAATTTTCTCATTCATCTCAACATTCTTCAGCCATCGTCTACTTCTGCTATCAAAAACCAGGATAGTACCCAGGCCGTACTGATTCTCTTCGCCAGGTCTCTGGAGAACTTGGAAGGTGCAAGCAAGTGGCAAGATCAGATCAAGAGGAATGTGTTTGGTGACCTTGGTTCAAGAAAGTTACTCTTTAGCGAAGATGGTCACGAGTTTAGAGATA GCCTGAACACTCTGATCAGGCACTTGATCTTTGGAAAGTCGACGGATGAGGAGATCGCTCAAGGGTTTGTCGATGGTTGTGTGGAATTGCTCGACAATGacaaggaagggaagaaggtagATCAA AATCTCAGCCTATTAGCTCCCTGGGTCCGATTTCTTACGCCTTCTCAAGCATCTCAAATATCCcaaatcctcttccgctaCAAGAACCCTGTCCTTTTTTCTCATGCTCTTCTGCTCTCGGATATCATCACATCAACCAAGTCACCTGCATTTGCCGTTGAGCATTTGGGCAAACTGGGAGAGTTGGGAGTCGTGGGGGCAGTAATCAGACTCGTCGACGACGCCGTAAAGGATAGGAAGTCTAGTGAAGAGCTGACTAGCCTCAAAATCAAGCGCGAGACAATCCAACTGCTTCTCAATCTTGCTAGCAACGACTCCATCTCTTTACTGGTCAGATTGATCCAGGCAAATTCTTCTGCGGCCGAGGTGACATCCTCTGCATTGCAAGAAGACGAAGCTTTAACAAACGACAGAAGGTTATTGCCGGTGGCTGAGGCTCTTTTTGTTCTAGGGCTTGATGTCGGAAAGGCCAGTATCATTGGTGGTGTCGCTTTGGAGACGATTGCTTCCGAACAGGACGAAAAGGTCCAGGGCGCAGCAATCGAAGTATTGGTCCGTTTGGCTGAATCTGCATCCAACGAGATCGTTGAGATCCTCTCTACGGTTCAGTTGTCCTCTTTCAACTCCACTTTCATGCGATTCATGGAACGCCTTGCTCACATATGCGGGACGAAAATCGAGCTGCTGGAAAGCATTTGTCATCTGATTGGTTTGGGATTGCAATATGCTGTCAGACTCTGTTCTAATCTGAAAGAcatgaatgaagaaagtgCCACAGCTTTGAAGAGTCTCG AACAATCAATCGAAGTTGTTGACCAAGATCGACTCCAGTTGCAAGTTGCGTTGGTCGAACCTGTCATCACTGCTGTTATTCAAGACAGGCTAGAAATTGCTGAAGCTGTAGGTCTAGCCACGCTTCTTGCTGTCCGTGTCGAATTAAAG GCAAGTTTCCTTCGACAACAACTCCAAGCCATCTACGCTTCCACCACCTACACTCGCTGCACCAACAGCTCTTGCCCGCCCCATATTCGTCTCCACTTTATTCGTCTCCTCCATAGACTTTTTGCCTCATCGACCTATGTGTCTTGTCAGCCTCCATTTATCGAACCTCTGATTTTACTGTACCGCGGCACGACTTCTGAAGTGGATAGGCGAGTGTTGCACATGCTGCAATTGTTCGAAGGCTATAGGAAAATTTCGCTTGCCAGCGTTATGAGGTATTGGAACGCGAGTGGAGTACTTGGTATCGGAGGCAAGTCCTTGGATGCCTTGACAAGTTTGGACCCTCAAAAGACGTTTGCAACCTGTCAAGCATACCCTCTTCATCGAAAGCTCCGTGGATGGGGCAAGATCGCAACTGACCCcgaggaaggcgaggaatTGTATGATCCTGTTTTCGTCATGGGACTCTTCATTGCTTCTATGCATGAAGGCATGAGAGGTTTGGACTGGGTCGAAGTATTGAGGAGCAACGTTCTAGGTTTGACTGTTTGCGGACTGTCATCTAGGGACAGAGAAGTGAGAAGTGTAGCTTCGTATGCTTTGGCCAAAACAATGAGTCTCATTGAG ACCACTGGTTTTTTTGAACGAGCGCAACTCATATACACCCTTCGACTTCTTCGACATGCTCTTCCTACGTCAACATCTCGTCTACCAGTACTCTCTACACTCTTTTTCGCTTACGCCCTTCGCTCCCTTGCGAACCCTTCTCATTTCTTTTATCCTCTGTCTTCTCGCTTCCTATTACAAAGATCTGTCTTCGACAGCGAAGACACCCCATTGCTTTATGGAATGCTTTACGCCAACGGAGAagggtggaagagggaaagaagttGGATGGTTAGATTCTTGAAGGAGGGTGTCAGAAGTGAAGCA GATTGGAGAGTcatcagaagaagaaaagtatGGTCGTTGATGGCTACTTTGTTCATTGAATCACTTGATCCTGTTTTCCGTCGGTCAATTCTGCAG ACCATGTCGAGTATCCTTCTCATCCCTGCTGCCGCCTCATCGCTCGTCCTGCGTGACGGTCTCTTTGTTTGGTTGGACATGCAGTGGACCACCATCTCCGCATACCACGCTTCACTTCCTATATCCTCCAAGTCCGGCGTTAGAGGCCAACGTGCGCAAGCTtgggagcaggaggagaagaattTGCTGCTGGAAATCGCAGAAAGGGCGTGCAAGGCCATTGCATCGGCTGAAAAGGAGCGAGTAAAAGAGGGTAAGGATCTGAGAGGCTGGACGAAGCAGTTGGAGGCATTCTTGACAACTGTCTTAAGTG ACGCAGACGGCGAGAAACTGGAGGTTGCATCAAAAATTCTTTACAGTGTATCCCAAATTCCTGTCGATACCACCACTACTGAACTTTTGCCGCTCTTTGTGGACAGGCTGTCCTCAACCGGACCTGTGGCATCGGCGCTCCCGAACATTATCTCCTGCCTCTTCGCTGCCGGCTTGAATGTCAAGCCAACTGATGTTCGTGAGAAAGATGATCTGGCGAAGGCGTTGGGCGAGGTGAGATGGCGCGTCGAGCAGGGTGACGCGGGTAATTATTTGAAAGGTTGGGTTCGAAGAGAGAGACAGTTGACAGAACGGATGAATTAA
- a CDS encoding protein phosphatase inhibitor, putative gives MSSTSQTTNARLSRLPRKPPRPFISAHHRPPTRNHTTTDNIFRVLLISSGSVASIKIPNIVEELVKVGNIDIQIIATKASTHFYSQEDVDKSVQSALNLSDEEMQDDVGVRIWTDEDEWSDWKKVGDPILHIELRRWADIVVVAPCSADLLAKISCGLCDTLASSFLRALSSSTPVVICPAMNTHMYQHRLTAKHLAVVQDELGYLVSGPQGAGRLACGDDGPGKMTDWHDIVSLIQGFATMHQTQVSLASLTFPSLSMPYPSASASPSDTFIDTPSPPPASADTSTYNLPHRFPCGASSNLPQQREKEKGIGEHPTMVVPLPDPHPLSTEAALNGEKMPASVYAKNVDWEKLANDGGLWHRKWWLGV, from the exons ATGTCATCAACCAGCCAGACCACAAATGCACGTCTGTCCCGTCTCCCTCGTAAACCACCTCGCCCATTCATCTCTGCCCACCACCGTCCTCCTACTCGAAATCATACCACGACCGACAACATCTTCCGtgtcctcctcatctccagTGGGAGCGTCGCCAGTATTAAAATACCCAATATTGTGGAAGAACTAGTTAAA GTGGGCAACATTGATATCCAAATTATAGCCACCAAAGCTTCAACACATTTCTACTCACAAGAAGACGTAGACAAATCTGTACAATCAGCATTAAATTTGTCGGACGAGGAAATGCAAGACGACGTAGGAGTGAGAATATGGACAGACGAAGACGAGTGGTCG GACTGGAAGAAAGTCGGAGACCCGATCCTACACATTGAA TTACGACGCTGGGCGGACATCGTCGTGGTAGCCCCATGTTCAGCCGACTTACTCGCCAAGATTTCGTGTGGATTATGTGATACCCTTGCC TCATCTTTTCTCCGCGCcctatcatcatccacaccCGTAGTCATCTGCCCAGCAATGAACACTCACATGTATCAACACCGCTTGACCGCCAAACACCTTGCTGTCGTGCAAGATGAATTAGGATACCTTGTTTCTGGACCACAAGGGGCAGGAAGGCTTGCTtgtggtgatgatg GCCCAGGCAAAATGACAGACTGGCACGATATCGTCTCTCTTATCCAAGGATTCGCCACAATGCACCAAACCCAAGTCTCCCTCGCCTCATtaacctttccttctttatCCATGCCTTACCCTTCTGCATCTGCGTCTCCAAGTGATACTTTTATAGAtactccttcccctccccctgCATCTGCAGACACGTCCACCTACAACCTCCCACATCGCTTCCCCTGCGGAGCAAGCTCAAATCTTCCACAAcagagggaaaaggaaaagggaatTGGGGAACATCCTACAATGGTTGTGCCCTTACCAGACCCGCATCCATTATCGACAGAAGCAGCGCTCAACGGTGAAAAGATGCCAGCATCGGTATATGCCAAAAATGTGGATTGGGAAAAGTTGGCCAATGATGGTGGGTTGTGGCATCGAAAATGGTGGCTTGGTGTCTGA
- a CDS encoding expressed protein, protein MSPSFAGYLQPLGSNGYNAPVPSPPQVTGHFNSASSEDKENIPSQPTFRARDWQEKRNNLQEAGFATLKIETLVPSNIGRKKKDIANVKRKPVSSVYEEGKNGGVTSVSSSNPLNAATFSSAINSSTPSLLTVAPQNQLEMIQLTDSAVFPRQVVPSYSPINNDMPFVAPLPDSCSETTLTSILNACVFSSDDEFSEENIPARDALPGGLGSGLVNESIQSLDAMIEQQYQESGVTRESHNSFDTEANNSDRSKELDSPKEKAKRNKHHSKICSNRSYNSSILARRSSLKSSMYTGIEFNQEAASPTNENTEGNGCYTTESDTCSNNKTVLFATPAYQFDYFQWSRKQPLKMNEILKGDETVTDHQSYPTTSDDDVYYAALTSEKRSAMIHEITTQLATKLTSDGANTNVNMAEPFNPPCHSSIQALNPENSSPMSSFYASNHHTASAATVPPSHHQSAIRRNFDGRSLAVRYAQRHPFLLEGDNVPHDDDDSSSADIRPSANSNSDVENGRPHKRTKERWLSVCLVMGFVMPLAWVVGGWFISGVDKETEKQLVGRAALELDDDPSSQQSDLNGPHTDDVPRNNRNSHNNESIDSQATRLGPSDEPELDLWTPRINLTTSAANVTASFPAQYRPFTSMPNLFMPSPPTAITRNSISSPNLLGLYEPPQPPMPVSESGTLESSILPVPVHSFTSKDMSATPSPTPTLVNLSPTNFTRHWNPNYGHRPTPYPVTLSGSNLTCVPAGPGHPVLPSHYLYHLSVNDPASSKLAPPAPTGRPSFVSNPAWLLDRCASMRTEYPNGKNTARFWKNSLARKKMRAWLPGAHPHPLVRANRWMMAFAFLLGCLTAICFMLVGIKSKMNQARVG, encoded by the exons ATGAGTCCATCATTTGCTGGCTATCTCCAGCCATTAGGATCGAATGGATATAACGCTCCTGTGCCATCACCCCCTCAAGTTACTGGTCATTTTAATTCAGCGTCTTCAGAGGATAAGGAGAATATTCCATCGCAACCCACCTTTCGCGCGAGAGATTGGCAGGAAAAGCGAAATAACCTTCAA GAAGCCGGTTTTGCCACTTTGAAAATTGAAACTTTGGTGCCCTCAAAtattggaaggaagaaaaaggacatAGCAAATGTTAAGAGGAAGCCTGTATCATCCGTCtatgaggaaggaaagaatggTGGCGTTACCAGCGTTAGCTCAAGTAATCCCTTGAAT GCGGCCACCTTTTCTTCGGCCATCAATTCCTCTACCCCATCTTTATTGACTGTTGCTCCTCAGAATCAATTGGAAATGATTCAGTTAACTGATTCTGCCGTATTTCCTCGCCAAGTGGTGCCAAGTTATTCGCCCATTAACAATGATATGCCTTTTGtagctcctcttcctgatTCATGCTCTGAAACGACACTCACCTCCATTCTAAATGCGTGTGTATTCTCATCTGACGACGAGTTTTCTGAAGAAAATATCCCGGCCAGGGATGCATTGCCTGGAGGCTTGGGTTCTGGGTTGGTAAATGAGTCAATCCAATCTTTGGACGCTATGATTGAACAGCAGTACCAAGAATCCGGAGTGACTCGAGAGTCCCACAACTCGTTCGACACCGAGGCCAATAACTCTGACCGAAGCAAGGAGCTGGATTCCCCtaaggagaaggcgaaaagGAATAAACATCATTCCAAAATCTGCTCAAACCGGTCATACAATTCTTCTATTCTcgcaagaagaagcagtcTCAAGTCATCTATGTATACTGGAATCGAGTTCAACCAGGAAGCCGCTTCGCCAACCAACGAAAACactgaaggaaatgggTGTTATACGACCGAAAGTGACACTTGCTCGAATAACAAGACGGTCTTGTTTGCTACTCCAGCCTATCAATTTGACTATTTTCAGTGGTCCCGAAAACAGCCACTAAAGATGAATGAAATTCTTAAAGGCGATGAAACGGTGACAGACCATCAGTCATATCCAACTACTAGTGACGATGACGTCTATTACGCTGCTTTAACAAGTGAGAAGAGGTCCGCGATGATCCATGAGATTACGACTCAACTAGCTACCAAGCTAACTTCAGATGGCGCCAACACCAACGTTAACATGGCGGAACCTTTTAACCCTCCCTGCCATTCGTCTATCCAAGCTCTCAACCCCGAAAATTCCTCTCCTATGTCTAGCTTCTACGCAAGTAACCATCATACCGCCTCAGCTGCCACTGTTCCTCCGTCTCACCACCAGAGCGCTATCCGCAGAAATTTTGACGGACGTAGTCTAGCTGTGAGGTACGCACAGCGACATCCTTTCTTGCTTGAAGGCGATAACGTACCTcacgatgacgatgactCTTCGAGTGCTGATATCCGACCCTCCGCCAACTCGAATAGCGATGTGGAGAATGGGAGGCCACACAAGAGGACTAAGGAGCGATGGTTGTCGGTATGTCTTGTGATGGGGTTTGTCATGCCCTTGGCTTGGGTTGTGGGCGGATGGTTCATATCGGGAGTTGATAAAGAGACGGAAAAACAGCTGGTTGGAAGAGCGGCTTTGGAGCTTGATGACGACCCGAGTTCCCAGCAAAGCGATTTAAATGGTCCTCATACGGATGATGTCCCCCGAAACAATCGCAACAGTCACAACAATGAGAGCATTGATTCCCAAGCGACTCGATTGGGCCCATCTGACGAACCTGAATTGGATTTATGGACACCCCGGATTAACTTGACAACCAGTGCTGCCAATGTGACGGCGTCCTTTCCGGCTCAATATCGACCGTTTACGTCGATGCCAAACCTTTTTATGCCTAGCCCTCCCACGGCCATCACTCGGAACTCAATCTCAAGCCCGAATCTTCTTGGCCTGTACGAACCCCCCCAACCACCCATGCCCGTCTCGGAAAGCGGCACGTTGGAATCCAGTATTTTGCCGGTGCCTGTCCACTCCTTTACGTCCAAAGATATGTCGGCCACTCCTTCTCCTACTCCCACCCTAGTCAATCTATCTCCCACCAATTTCACTCGTCACTGGAACCCTAATTACGGGCATCGACCTACTCCATACCCCGTTACCTTATCTGGGTCCAACTTGACATGTGTCCCTGCCGGTCCGGGACACCCTGTGCTCCCCTCTCACTATCTTTATCATCTCTCAGTGAACGACCCTGCATCGTCAAAATTGGCGCCTCCGGCACCAACTGGAAGGCCCAGTTTTGTATCAAACCCCGCCTGGCTTTTGGACCGTTGTGCCAGCATGCGCACCGAATATCCTAATGGCAAAAACACTGCAAGATTCTGGAAAAATTCTCTAGCGCgaaagaaaatgagagCTTGGCTGCCCGGagctcatcctcatccgcTGGTCAGAGCGAATcgatggatgatggcgtTTGCCTTTCTGTTGGGCTGCCTTACTGCTATTTGCTTTATGCTGGTGGGAATCAAATCGAAGATGAATCAGGCGAGGGTGGGTTAG